A genome region from Eurosta solidaginis isolate ZX-2024a chromosome 2, ASM4086904v1, whole genome shotgun sequence includes the following:
- the LOC137240608 gene encoding cytoplasmic dynein 2 heavy chain 1-like — translation MQMGLGGNPFGPAGTGKTECVKALGSMLGRLVLVFNCDENVDTESMSLILTGLVRCGAWGCFDEFNRLHEATLSTISMLIQPIQIALKDKSDVVQIGERSTKLNHHCGIFVTLNPAGADYGGR, via the exons ATGCAAATGGGTTTGGGTGGTAATCCCTTTGGACCAGCTGGCACGGGTAAGACGGAATGTGTTAAGGCGTTAGGTTCAATGTTGGGTCGTTTAGTGTTGGTTTTCAATTGTGATGAG AATGTAGACACTGAATCGATGAGCCTAATTTTAACTGGACTAGTGCGTTGCGGAGCTTGGGGTTGTTTTGATGAATTCAATCGTCTACATGAAGCGACACTCTCAACTATTTCTATGCTAATACAACCCATACAGATAGCTTTAAAGGATAAATCGGATGTGGTGCAAATCGGTGAACGGAGT ACAAAACTCAACCATCATTGCGGAATTTTTGTTACGCTAAATCCGGCCGGTGCCGATTATGGTGGCCGTTAA